A stretch of the Capsicum annuum cultivar UCD-10X-F1 chromosome 8, UCD10Xv1.1, whole genome shotgun sequence genome encodes the following:
- the LOC107839238 gene encoding heavy metal-associated isoprenylated plant protein 39, protein MKKFILNLEVHDVRDKRKALKTVSALPGIDEISMDIQGKKLTIIGTVDPVSVVSKLRKFWPAHIISVGPAKEEKKEEPKKEEGKKEEAKKEGEGEGKKEDAPKEEGKKEEGKKEEEGKKDEKKDEPKKEDGKKAEPQAQQIVPMPMPMPFPQHQLYNQSVVGMVPPYRPYYPAPPHMQAMPYRPYYPPPAQTYYQVHHSMEENPNSCVIC, encoded by the exons ATGAAG AAATTTATCTTGAATTTGGAGGTGCATGATGTAAGAGACAAACGCAAGGCCTTGAAGACGGTCTCTGCTCTTCCAG GAATTGATGAGATTTCAATGGATATACAAGGTAAGAAATTGACCATCATTGGGACAGTTGATCCAGTGAGTGTAGTGAGCAAGCTACGGAAGTTTTGGCCAGCGCACATAATCTCAGTAGGACCAgccaaagaagagaagaaagaggaaCCAAAGAAAGAAGAGGGCAAGAAAGAGGAAGCTAAGAAGGAGGGCGAGGGCGAGGGCAAGAAAGAAGACGCTCCAAAGGAGGAAGGAAAGAAAGAGGAGggtaaaaaggaagaagaaggtAAGAAGGACGAAAAGAAAGACGAGCCTAAAAAGGAAGATGGGAAGAAGGCAGAACCACAGGCCCAACAAATTGTGCCAATGCCAATGCCGATGCCATTCCCACAACATCAACTTTATAATCAATCTGTGGTTGGCATGGTACCGCCCTATCGGCCATATTATCCTGCTCCTCCTCATATGCAAGCCATGCCCTATCGGCCATATTATCCTCCTCCCGCGCAAACATACTACCAGGTTCACCACAGCATGGAAGAGAATCCTAATTCATGTGTTATCTGTTAA